One Streptomyces dangxiongensis genomic window, GCCACCCGTTCCGTTGAAAAGAACCGGACGGGCATGTCCCGGCCGCGTTTCGCGGCGATGCCTTGAGGGGGGCCCGCACCCAGGGGTCCCTTTGCGATGGGAGACGCGTGCGAATCACTGACATCCAGCGCTGCGAGGTCCGGCCGGGACGGCTCGTCGAGTGGACGCTGAGCCCGGCGACCGTCGAGGCGGCGACGGCGCTCCCGGACGACTCCCGGCCGCCCGCCTACATCCAGGAGTCGCACATCAGAACGGCCAAGTGCGTACGGGACGACGGGCTGTTCGTGCCGACCTGGCTCGGCACCGCCTTCGACCTGCCGGGCCCAGTCGACCTGGACGTGCTCCAGGAGGCGCTGCGCGCCTGGACCGTACGGCACGAGACGCTGCGCAGCGGCTTCCGCTGGGCGGGCGGTGCGGGCGACGAGCTGCGCCGGTTCACGCTCGACGCGGCCGACGTGACCCTGCACCGGGAGGTGGTCGGCGACTTCCCCGACCCCGACCGGCTCGTACGGCACCTCCAGGACCGCTTCGACCGCGTCGCGGACGCGCTGCGCTGGCCGAACCTCATCTACACGGCGGTCCTCCGGGACGACGGCGCCAGCGTGTACATGGCCTTCGACCACAGCAACGTCGACGCCTACTCCGTGCACCGGATCGCCGCCGAGATCCACGAGCTGTACACGGCCGGCACCGCGGGCGTCACCCCCGAGACCCGCGCCCCCGTCGCGAGCTACGTCGACTTCTGCGAGATCGAGCGGGCGGACGCCGACCGGCTCGACGGCGGACACGACATCGTCGCGCGCTGGCGCGATTTCATCCGCCGCTGCGACGGGACCCTGCCCGGCTTCCCCGTCGACCTCGGCCTGGACCCGGACGGCCCGCTGCCGCGGCAGCAGATGCTGTGCGAGCCGCTGGCGGACGCGGACGACGCGGCGGCGTTCGAGGCGTACTGCCGCCGCTACGGCGGCAGCATGGTCGGGCTGCTGGCCGCGACCGGGCTCATCGTCCACGAGCTGGGCGGGCAGGCGGTGTACCGGACGGTGGTGCCGTTCCACACCCGGGTGAAGTCGCGGTGGAGCGACTCGGTGGGCTGGTACGTGGGCGGCGCCCCCATCGAGGTGCCCGTGAGCCGCACCCGCTTCCCGGAGACCGTGCGGGCGGTGCGTGCCGAGCTGCAGGCGAACCGGCCGCTGGCCCGGATGCCGCTGGCCCGGGTGCTGGCCCTGCTCGGCACGGACTTCCGGCCGACCTCCCCGGACCTGTACTCGATCGTCTCCTACCTCGACGCGCGCACCATCACCGGCGCCGAGCGGTGGCCCGAGCAGCGGGCGCACGCACTGCTGCGGGTGTCGTACGGGGACCAGGTGTGCGTGTGGGTGAACCGGCTGCACGAGGGGCTGTGGCTGGCGAGCCGCTACCCGGACACGGACGTCGCGGCCAAGAACATGCGCCTGTACGTCGAGCGGCTGCGGGACCGGATCGCCTCGGTGGCCCACGGACGCCTCCCGGCGGTTTCGTGACCCAACGGTCATCACGGGCCCTGGTGTGGATCAACTATCCCTTTCTACACTGGTGTTGAGGGGGAGATGCGGTGCACAGACGGTTGCACGGGCGCGGGGCGCTGTTCGACGTGGATCCGGCCGGCCTCGCGCCGCGGCTCGTGGGCCTGCGCCCGCACCAGCACCGCGGCCATCCGTACGAGCACCCGGACGAACCGCCGTTCGTGGTGCTCACCGGGGCGCGCGGGCTCGGCAAGAGCGCGGTCCTCGCCGAGCTGCGGGACGCCTACCGGGGGCACACGCCGGTCGCGCTGGCCGACTGCGCGGAGGCCCAGTTCGCGGCGCCGCCCGCGGACCGGCCCGCCGCCTCCTGGTCGCCGCTCGCGCAGGCGCTACTGGTGATCGCCGAGCAGCTCGCGGCGCCGGTGACGGGCGCCGGCCGGATCACGTTCCCGCGGCTGATGCCGGGCCTGGTCGCGGTGGCCGCGGGCGGCTGGGGCGACGCCGACTCGGAGCGGATCCGCCGGGAGGTCGAGCGGATCCTGCTGCTGAACGAGGGCGGCACGTGGATCAGCGGGCTGGCCGGGCGCTGGGCCGGGAAAGTGGCGGCCAAGGTGGTCGCCGCGGCCACCGGCACCGGGCCACTGGTGTCGGGCGCCATCGAGGCGACCCTGGAGTCCGTCGCCGAGGGGTTCAGCAGCCGCCGGCAGCAGCGGGCATCGGTGTGGTACCGGACGTATCCGAACGCGGGCGGCAACGCCCAGCGCGGCCTGATGCTGCTGTCCGGGCACTTCCGGGACGGCGGCGGCTCACGGGAGCACGCCGAACGGTATCTGGTGCGGGCGCTGCTGGCCGACCTGACGGAGGCGTACGCGGGGATGCTGCCGCGGATGCAGCGGCTGGGCCGGCCGCTGGTGCTGCTGGACAACGCGCAGTCGGCGCCGGGCCCCGGGCTGGTGGCGGCCGTGCTGCGGGACCGTACCGAGGGCATCAGGGACCGGGTGGCGTTCGTCGCCGCCCGGCGCGGCGAGGGCCGGGAGGAACTGCCGGGCGCGGCACGGCGGGAACTGGCGGAGGCGGCCCGGCGCTGCGACTGGACGCCGGACGCGGCGCCCTCCTCACGGGCGCTGCTGCTCGCGCTGCCGCCACTGAGCCAGGACGACACCCTGCACATCGTCGGCGCGGTCCGCGCGGACCTCGCGGTCCCGCCGCAGCTACCGCCCGCCGTGCACCGGCTGACCGGCGGGAACCCGCTGGGCATCGCGCTGCTCGCCGAGTCCGCCGCGCAGGCGCTGCCCGGCGTGTCCTCGCTGGGCGGACTCCTCACCGCCGGCCTGCGGCCCGCCGAGGACCGGCCCGCCGTGCCCGCCTACGAGGCGCTGCTGGACCGGCTCGTGCCGGCCGAGCACCTGGAGGAGCTGACCGTGCTGGCCGCCGCCCATGACCACGGTTCGGCCTGCGCACTGGCCGCGGCGCTGCTGCCGGACACCTTCGGACCGGCGAGCGTACGGGCGCTCCAGAGGCTGCTCGTCGAAGAGGGGCTGCCCGCCGTGCCGGGCCGCTTCGTCGGCGACCCGTTCGTCCGCACCCTGCTCCTGCTCCGGCTGCACCTGCGCGACACCGGCCACGCGTCCTGGCGTACCGCCCACGAGACGGTGGCCGCCCACTACCCCGGCCCCGAGCACGCCCGGTACCGGCTGCACCACGAACTCGCCCTCGGGGACACCGGGCCGGCGGTCGCCCACCTGTGCGACACCTTCGCCGGCGCGGACCCCCGGGCCTGGCTGCGCACCCTGCGCTTCATCGCGTCCGCGCCCTACTTCCACGCGCACGACGCCGAGGGCCGCGACTTCACCGGCCGTGACGACCGGCGGGCCGCCGTCGCGCTCGGCCGCACGGACGCCGGGCACGCCGTCCCGGAGGGCGCGGACGCCGTGCTGCACCTGCGGATACGGCGGCTGCTGCACGCCGTGTGGCTGCTGGCCGACCCGCTGGTCCTGCCCGACCCGCAGGTGTGCGACCGGCTCCGCTTCGAGCTGGAGCAGCTCTCCAACCTGCGGCCGGCGGCCAACGCGCTGCTGTGGCAGGCCTCCCGGGACTGGCCGGCGGCAGCGCTCGCCGGGCGCCCGATGGACGGCCCCGGGCCCGCGCCCGGCGGGGACGGCCCGGAGGACGCCGGCGGCACGAACGACCCGGACGACCCGGAGGACCCGGACCACCCGGCCACCGCGGACGACGGCCCGGACCACCGACGCGGGGAGACGTGATGGCGCGCAGGGGCGTGGGCACGTGGCTGCGGGAGGGCGTGTGGGAGATCCCGCTGCGCCGCTACACGGCCCTGCTGGTGACGCTGGCCCTGGTGGCCGGCCTGGGGTTCGCGGTGCGGGCCCTGCTGCACGAGGACCGCTCCTGCGCGCCCGGGGTGTCCCGGCCGGCCGGCGGCCACGAGTGCGTGGGGGTGGCGACCGGGCCGTACGACTTCGGGCAGCCCCGGCTGCGGGACGTGGTCCGGGCGATCGGCCGGGAGAACGACCGCCTCCGCGCCGGCGGTTACGTCACGGTGGCGCTGATGCTGCCGTACACCTCGACGTCGCCGACCAGCCAGAACGACATCCGCCACCAGCTCCAGGGCGCCTACCTGGCGCAGTACCAGGCCAACCACGACGCCAACGGTGAACGCCCGCTCGTCCGGCTGGTCCTCGCCAACCCGGGCGCGACCGGCGCGCACTGGCGGCAGACGGTCGACCGGCTGGTCGCGATGACGGCGAGCCCGGACCGGCTGCGGGTGGTCGCCGGCATCGGGCAGAGCACCGAAGCCAACAAACAGGCCGTCAGGGAGCTGACCCGGCACCACGTCCCGGTGATCGGCTCCTCCATCACCGCCGACGACCTCGCCAACGGGCAGCGGGGCGGGGACCCCTTCCCCGGGCTGGCCCGGGTGGCGCCGACCAACACCGACGAGGCCCGCGCGCTGGCCTCCTTCGCCAAGGTCAGCGCGGGCAGGGCGCTGCTGGTGTACGACAGGCCCGGCGACCCCTACACGCGCACCCTCCAGGAGTCCTTCGCGGCGCTGATCAAGGGCTCGCCTTTCGAGTCGCAGCCGTTCACGCCGCCCGCCGACCGCAGCAAGGAGGGCACGACCGCGAACACGTTCCGGCAGATCACCCACCTGGTGTGCGACACCCCGCGGGAGACGGACACGCTCCTGTTCGCGGGCCGGCACACCCAGCTCCGCCAGTTCATCAACGCCCTGGGCGGGCGGGGCTGCCAGGACCGGCGGTTCACGGTGCTGACCGGCGACGAGGCGTCGTACCTGACGCACGAGAAGGACCTGGACCGCGGCGCGCTGGGGCGCAACCTCGCCGTCCGCTACACCTCCCTCGCCCACCCGGACGCCTGGACGAAGGACCCGGCGCGGACGGGCGGCTCGGCGGCTGATTCCGCGGCGCTGCGGAAGCTGCTGACGGCCGCGGGCCGCGGGCCGATGGGCCCGGTCGGCTCGGTCGCCCTGGACGACGGGCAGCTCATCATCGGCTACGACGCCCTGCGGCTCGCCGTGCACGGCATCCGCGAGGCGGTGCCGGCCGGCCTGACCGTCCCGGCGCTCACGGACGTCGGGTTGCAGTGGCCGCAGGTCAAGGGCTCGCTGCGGGTGGACGGGGCGAGCGGCTGGATCTGCCTGGACGTGCACGGCAATCCGTACGACAAGGCGGTGCCGATCGTGGAGCTGACCCCTTCGGGCAGCTCGCGGTTCGTCCGGATCGCCTGGCCGGAGGGGAAGCCACCGGGGAAGGAGTGCCTGCCCCCGTCGTAGGCGGGACCGGCCTCCCGGGACCGGGCCGGGCGGCCGAGGCCGGAAGGCCGGAGCGGGAGGCCGCAGCGGGAGGCCGGGGCCGGGACAGCCGGGGCGGGGTCGGCTGTGGCTGGGGCGGCCGGGGGCGGCGGGTCCGGGGTTACGAAGGGTGGGAGGGCTCCAGGTTCTCGATCAGCCGTTCGAAGTGGGCCCGCCAGCCCCGCTCCGACGCCTCCTCGCCCTGGAACTCGTGCGTGAACCGCAGGGCGGTGCCGCCCTCCCCGTCCCGCTCCAGGTGGAACCGGATCCGGCCACCGCCCCCGACGGTGTACTCCGCGACCCGGTCCACGTCCCACGCGGTGATCTCCCCGCTGCCCAGGTCGCGCAGGGTGACGGCGCCGCCGAGCCGGGGTTCGAGCACATCGGCGGGGGTGAGCCAGGCCCCGAGCCCCTCGGCCGTGGCCAGCGCGGCCCAGACGTCCTCCATGCGCCGCGGGAGGCGCACCACGAAGTGCAGGATGTGCGTGTTCCCGTGGGTCTGGCTGATGCCCTGTGCGATGGAACCGCTCATGACACCAGCCTGCCCCCGGCGCCGGGGATGCGCACGCGGTTACGGGGCCCGGAGACGAGCGGTCAGACGCCCGCGTACGAGTGCTTGCCGGTGACGAAGATGTTCACGCCGTAGTAGTTGAACAGCCAGCAGCCGAAGGCGATCATCGCCAGGTAGGCGGCCTTGCGGCCCTTCCACCCGGCCGTGGCGCGCGCGTGCAGGTAGCAGGCGTAGGCGATCCAGGTGATGAAGGACCAGGTCTCCTTCGGGTCCCAGTTCCAGTACCGGCCCCAGGCGTCGCCCGCCCAGATCGCGCCCGCGATGATCGTGAACGTCCACAGCGGGAAGACGGCCGCGTTGACCCGGTAGGCGAACTTGTCCAGGGACGCGGAGGCGGGCAGCCGCTCCAGCACCGAGGTCGCGAACCGGCCGGGCCGGCCGCCGCTGAGGAGCTTGCTCTCGTACGAGTCCTTGAACAGGTACAGGATCGTGGCGACCGCGCCGACGTAGAACACCGCGCCGCAGAAGATCGCGGTGGAGACGTGGATGTACAGCCAGTACGAGTGCAGGGCCGGCACGAGCTGGTCACTGGCCGTGTACAGGACGGTGACCGCGAGGCCCAGGTCGAGCAGGACCGTCGTGATGAGGAACAGGCCGAGCCAGCGCACGTTCTTCTTCAGCGCCAGCAGCGCGAGGTACACGCCGACGGCGACCGTGGAGAAGGTGATGTTGAACTCGTACATGTTGCCCCACGGCGCCCGCTGCACGGAGGCCGCGCGGGCGACGACACCGACCAGCTCCACGAGGAAGGCCAGCGCGGTGAGCGAGACGGCGATCCGGCCGTACAGGTCGCCCTGGACGTCCCCGCCGTGCGCGCCCGGCCCGTCCGGCACGTCCCGCGCGCCGGACGCCGAGCGGACGACGACCTTCGGCCGCTCCAGCACGGCGGTCCCGCCGGCCTGCCGCACGGTGACGGCCGGGGCCTGCGCGGCCTGGGCCGGTGCCGTCAGCGCCGCGGCCGTCCGGGCCACCTTGCTGCGGCTGCCCAGGAGCCACTCCGCGATGTACGCGAAGAAGGCCAGGGTGTAGACGGCCATCGACGAGTAGATCAGCGTGTTGCTGATACTCGCGAGGTGTTCGTTGGTTGCGGCGGCGAGAGTCACTTCTCAGCCCCTTCGGCAGGTACGACTGGGGATTCGGAGGAGTCGTCGCCGGGGTCGGGTGCCCCCGGCGCCTGGTCGTAGAGGAGGCCGGCGAGGTCGCCCAGCTCCTCGGGCACCTTCGCGGACTCGCTGCGGCCGAGCCCGGCCATCTCCACCACCGTGACGCCGTCGGCGCCGCGCACCGCACGCACCCACACGCGGCGGCGCTGGATGAACAGGGAGGCGGCCAGACCGAAGATCGCGGCGAGGGCACCGCCGAGCGCCCAGCCGCCGCCCGGCTCCTGGACGATCTCGAAGCCGGCCCACTCCTTGACGTCCTTCTCGAAGGTGATGGACCCGGCGCCGTTCGGCAGCTTCAGCGAGTCGCCCGGCTGGAGCAGCTTCTTCAGTAGCTGCCCCTTGGCGTCCTTGAACGCCTTCATATGGGTCTTGTCGAGCTGGTACACGTTCTGCGGGCCGGCGTCCACGCCGAGGTCGCCGTGGTAGGCGTTCACCGCGAGCAGCGGGTTCAGCAGGGCCGGGTACTGCGAGAGCATCGTGCCGCTGCGGGCGCTGAACGTCGGCACGAAGAACGTCTGGAAGCCGAGCTGCTCCTTCTCGCCCTTGCCGTTGCGGTAGTCGTCCATCACCTTCACGACACCGTTGGAGGTGACGTTGCCGTCGAGCGGCAGCAGCGGCACCGCGTCGCGGTAGACGACCTTGCCCTTGCCGTCGCGGACGGTGATGACGGGCGCGTAGCCGTGGCTGACCAGGTAGACCTTGGCGTCGCCGATCTTCAGCGGCTCGTTGACCTTGACGGTGGTCGGCCGCTCCTTGCCGTACGCGCCCTCGCTGTAGCGGAGCCGCGCCTCGAAGGTGCGCGGGGTGCCGCGGTTGGGCCCGCTGGTCTCGTAGGTGGCCCGGAAGTCCTTCAGGTCGAAGCTGAACGGCACGAGGTCGTCGCTGCTGAACAGGCTGCCGGACTTGAAGTCGTCGTAGATCGGCAGCGCGTTGGAGAAGCCGTCGCCCTCCACCACCAGCTTGGTGCCGTCGGACTTGTAGAGCTGGCCCGAGGCGAAGGCGACCAGCAGCACGATCAGCGCGACGTGGAAGACCAGGTTCCCCACCTCACGCAGATAGCCCTTCTCGGCGGCGACGGCGTCGCCGGCGGCATGGGCGCGGAAGCGGCGCTTCTTCAGCAGGGCGAGCGCGGCCTCGCGGACCTGCTCGGGGTCCGCCTCGGTGCGCCAGGTGGTGTACGCGGGCAGCCGGGTCAGCCGCCGGGGCGCGCCCGGCGGACGGCCGCGGAGCTGGCCGACGAACTGCCAGGTGCGCGGGATGATGCAGCCGACGAGGGAGACGAACAGCAGGATGTAGATCGCGGAGAACCACACCGAGCTGTAGACGTGGAACAGGCCGAGTTCGTCGTAGACCGGCGCCAGCGTCCGGTGGGCGGCACGGAAGTCCTCCACCTTGCTCGCGTCGGCGCCGGTCTGCGGGATCAGCGAACCGGGGATGGCGCCGAGCGAGAGCAGCAGGAGCAGCAGCAGCGCGACCCGCATGGAGGTGAGCTGCCGCCAGAACCAGCGCACCCAGCCGACGACCCCGAAGCCGGCCGGGGCGGCCTGCTCCTCCCGTGGCGCGGTGGACAACTGGGAGCCGGCCGCCCCCAGGTCCTCCTGCTCCGCACTGTTGCCGGTGTCGGTCTTGCTCATCGGTCAGATCCCTACATCGAAGCCGTCGGACCAGGTCTGCATCTGCTGGATCAGACCGCTCCAGGCGCCGGTCAGCAGCAGCACACCGGTCAGGATCATCATCGAGCCGCCGATGCGCATCACCCACACATAGTGGCGCTTGACCCAGGCGAAGGCGCCGAGCGCCTTGCGGAAGGCGATCGCGGTGAGGACGAAGGGGACGCCGAGGCCGAGGCAGTACACCAGCATCAGCAGCGAACCGCGCGCGGCGCTCGACTCCTGGAAGGAGAGGAGGTTGACCGAGGAGAGCGTGGGTCCCATGCAGGGCGTCCAGCCGACACCGAAGAGGGCGCCGAGGAAGGGCGCCCCCAGCAGGCCGCCGGTCGGCCGCCGGTGGAAGCGGAACTCGCGCATGGTGAACCAGGGCATGAGCCCCATGAAGAACACGCCCATGGCGATCATGAGCACGCCGAGCACCTTGGACAGGGTGCCCTGGTACTCGATCAGGTTGGCGCCGAAGTAGCCGAACAGTGCCCCGCTGGAGACGAACACCGCGCTGAAGCCCAGCACGAACAGGGCGGCGCCGGCGACCATCCGTCCCCGTCGCGCCTCGGCCAGGTCGGTGCCGGCGACGCCGGTGACGTAGGAGAGGTAGCCGGGGACCAGCGGAAGCACACAGGGCGAGAAGAAGGAGACGAGCCCGGCGAGCAGGGCGACGGGCAGGGCGACGGGCAGGGCGCCGTGCAGGACGGTCTGGTTGCGCCCCGGGCCCGCCTCCGCGGCCAGCGTCAGCAGTGCGCTCACGTCACTTCTCCGCGAGGACCGGCTTGACCATCTTCAGCAGGGTCGTGTCGTCGAGCGGCTCCAGGGCGCGCGCGGCGATCCTGCCGTGCCGGTCGATGATGAGCGTGGAGGGGACGAGCTGCGGGTTGAGGGTGCCCTTCTTGAAGCGGAGCATCAGCCGGCCGGTGGGGTCGTACAGGCTCGGGTAGGTGATGCCGCGCGCCTTCTCGAAGGCGAGTGCGGGGATGGTGCTGGCGTCGCGGGTGTTGATCCCGACGAACTGGACACCCTTGCCCTCGTACCGCTTCGAGACCTGGGCGAAGTACTTCGCCTCCTCCCGGCACGGCCCGCACCAGGAGCCCCACACGTTGAGGACGACGACCTTGCCCCGGTAGTCGGCGACGTCGAGGGACCTGCCGTCGACGGTCTTGCCGGACAGGTCGGGGACGGCGGCGCGCTTTCCGGCCGGGACGGTGTCGATGCCGTTGTTGCCGGTGATGAAGTTGGTGTCGCCGCCACCACCGGAGATACCGCCCTTACCGCACGCGGACACGGTCAGGGCCGCGACGGCGGCCACAGCGCTGAGCAGGACGGCGCGGCTACGGGTACTCATGTGAAAAGTTTCGCATGCCTGTTCCGCGCATCTCGCCCGCCCCCCTGTCGGGCGGAAAACCGCATTTCAGGGCGTATTTACAAGGGACATTCCAGACAACAGCCCGCACCGGCCCCCTCAGGCGGCGTCGGAGGAGGCCGCCTTGCCGCCCCGCAGGAACTGCTTCCACCCACCGGCGGGCCGCTGCCCGACCTCCAGCGACCGCAGCCGGGCGAGCACCTCGGGCTTCTGCACGTCCATCCAGTCCACGAACTGCCGGAAGGAGACCAGCCGGACGTCGGCGCCCTTCTCCTTCTCCCGCGCGATGTGCCGGAAGGCCTCCTCGACGGAGTCCATGTAGATGCCGCCGTTCCACTGCTCGAAGTGGTTGCCGACGAAGAACGGCGCCCGGTTCGTCTCGTACGCCCGCTGGAACCCCTGGATGTACGCCTGCGCGGACTGCTTGCGCCAGGCCGGGTAGTTGTAGGCGGGCGCCTTGGTCGAGTTCACGGACTGGTTGGCGAGCATGTTGTAGTCCATGGACAGGACCTCGAACGAACGACCGGGGAAAGGTATCTGCTGGAGGGGCAGGTCCCAGATCCCCAGCTTCTTCGCCGGCCACACCTGACGGCCGCCCGGCGAGGAGGCGTCGTAGCGCCAGCCCAGCTCGCGGGCGGTGGGCAGCAGGTTGTCCTGGCCGAGCAGACAGGGCGTACGGCCGCCGGTCAGCTCCTTGTCGTAGTCGAAGGGCAGCGACGGCAGATCGGTCCAGCCGGTGTTGGTCCGCCACTCCTTCACGAACGCCTTGGCCTGCCGGATCTCGCTCCCCCACTGCTGCGGGGTCCAGTTGCCGACCGTGCCGTGACCGGCGCAGAAGTGCCCGTTGAAGTGCGTGCCGATCTCGTGGCCCTCCAGCCAGGCCCGGCGCACGTTGGCCAGCGTGGCCTTGATGTGGGCGTCGGTGAGGTAGCCGATGTCGGAGGCGCCGCGCGGGTTGTTCGGGGGCTCGTACAGCCGCTTCTTCGCCTCGGGCAGCAGATACAGCCCCGAGAGGAAGAAGGTCATGCTCGCGCCGTGCTCCTTGGCCAGGTCCAGGAAGCGGGGGAAGAGGCCGTTGCCGACCTCGCCGGCGCCGTCCCAGGAGAAGACCACGAACTGCGGCGGGGTCTGCCCCGGCTCCAGCGGCTCCGGCCTGGCCGGCTTGTGCGGCTGCCGGCCGGTGAAGGAGGTCGAGCCGTCGCCGATGGGCCGCGCCGGACGCGCCCCGCCGTTGCTTCCCTGCTCCTTCTTCGGCCGGCCGGAACCATCCGGGTGCCCGGCGCCGTCCGAGGACGTGGAACCGCCGCACCCGGCCAGCGAGGCGGCGGCCGCCGCGCCCGCGCCGAGGCCGAGTGCTCCCCTCCGGGAGAGGGTCCGGGAGAAGGTGCGCATGGAGATCCCCGATTCGTCGCGCCTGCTGGTGGTCACCCAGTCAGAGGGCGCGAAGATCGGGGAGGTTCCTGTGATTCTTATGTTTTTCGCAATATTCCCTGCGGAATACCCTAAGTCACACCAATCGGACTCTGCGTTTCCATGAGCCCGGGGCGGTCAGGCCCCGAAGGCCTTGCCCTGGGCCGCGCCCGCGCCCTTCTGGGGCTTGGCACCGGCGCGCAGATGGACCGGGACGAGATCGATGGCGGGCTCGCTGTAGCCGACCGACACGATCCTGTCGCCCTGGTAGGTGAACGTCGTCAGGGACGCGAGCGTGCACTGCCGCTTGCGCGGATCGTGCCACAGCCG contains:
- a CDS encoding condensation domain-containing protein → MRITDIQRCEVRPGRLVEWTLSPATVEAATALPDDSRPPAYIQESHIRTAKCVRDDGLFVPTWLGTAFDLPGPVDLDVLQEALRAWTVRHETLRSGFRWAGGAGDELRRFTLDAADVTLHREVVGDFPDPDRLVRHLQDRFDRVADALRWPNLIYTAVLRDDGASVYMAFDHSNVDAYSVHRIAAEIHELYTAGTAGVTPETRAPVASYVDFCEIERADADRLDGGHDIVARWRDFIRRCDGTLPGFPVDLGLDPDGPLPRQQMLCEPLADADDAAAFEAYCRRYGGSMVGLLAATGLIVHELGGQAVYRTVVPFHTRVKSRWSDSVGWYVGGAPIEVPVSRTRFPETVRAVRAELQANRPLARMPLARVLALLGTDFRPTSPDLYSIVSYLDARTITGAERWPEQRAHALLRVSYGDQVCVWVNRLHEGLWLASRYPDTDVAAKNMRLYVERLRDRIASVAHGRLPAVS
- a CDS encoding polysaccharide deacetylase family protein, with translation MRTFSRTLSRRGALGLGAGAAAAASLAGCGGSTSSDGAGHPDGSGRPKKEQGSNGGARPARPIGDGSTSFTGRQPHKPARPEPLEPGQTPPQFVVFSWDGAGEVGNGLFPRFLDLAKEHGASMTFFLSGLYLLPEAKKRLYEPPNNPRGASDIGYLTDAHIKATLANVRRAWLEGHEIGTHFNGHFCAGHGTVGNWTPQQWGSEIRQAKAFVKEWRTNTGWTDLPSLPFDYDKELTGGRTPCLLGQDNLLPTARELGWRYDASSPGGRQVWPAKKLGIWDLPLQQIPFPGRSFEVLSMDYNMLANQSVNSTKAPAYNYPAWRKQSAQAYIQGFQRAYETNRAPFFVGNHFEQWNGGIYMDSVEEAFRHIAREKEKGADVRLVSFRQFVDWMDVQKPEVLARLRSLEVGQRPAGGWKQFLRGGKAASSDAA
- a CDS encoding SRPBCC domain-containing protein; amino-acid sequence: MSGSIAQGISQTHGNTHILHFVVRLPRRMEDVWAALATAEGLGAWLTPADVLEPRLGGAVTLRDLGSGEITAWDVDRVAEYTVGGGGRIRFHLERDGEGGTALRFTHEFQGEEASERGWRAHFERLIENLEPSHPS
- a CDS encoding TlpA family protein disulfide reductase — protein: MSTRSRAVLLSAVAAVAALTVSACGKGGISGGGGDTNFITGNNGIDTVPAGKRAAVPDLSGKTVDGRSLDVADYRGKVVVLNVWGSWCGPCREEAKYFAQVSKRYEGKGVQFVGINTRDASTIPALAFEKARGITYPSLYDPTGRLMLRFKKGTLNPQLVPSTLIIDRHGRIAARALEPLDDTTLLKMVKPVLAEK
- the ccsB gene encoding c-type cytochrome biogenesis protein CcsB encodes the protein MTLAAATNEHLASISNTLIYSSMAVYTLAFFAYIAEWLLGSRSKVARTAAALTAPAQAAQAPAVTVRQAGGTAVLERPKVVVRSASGARDVPDGPGAHGGDVQGDLYGRIAVSLTALAFLVELVGVVARAASVQRAPWGNMYEFNITFSTVAVGVYLALLALKKNVRWLGLFLITTVLLDLGLAVTVLYTASDQLVPALHSYWLYIHVSTAIFCGAVFYVGAVATILYLFKDSYESKLLSGGRPGRFATSVLERLPASASLDKFAYRVNAAVFPLWTFTIIAGAIWAGDAWGRYWNWDPKETWSFITWIAYACYLHARATAGWKGRKAAYLAMIAFGCWLFNYYGVNIFVTGKHSYAGV
- a CDS encoding cytochrome c biogenesis CcdA family protein, with amino-acid sequence MSALLTLAAEAGPGRNQTVLHGALPVALPVALLAGLVSFFSPCVLPLVPGYLSYVTGVAGTDLAEARRGRMVAGAALFVLGFSAVFVSSGALFGYFGANLIEYQGTLSKVLGVLMIAMGVFFMGLMPWFTMREFRFHRRPTGGLLGAPFLGALFGVGWTPCMGPTLSSVNLLSFQESSAARGSLLMLVYCLGLGVPFVLTAIAFRKALGAFAWVKRHYVWVMRIGGSMMILTGVLLLTGAWSGLIQQMQTWSDGFDVGI
- the resB gene encoding cytochrome c biogenesis protein ResB translates to MSKTDTGNSAEQEDLGAAGSQLSTAPREEQAAPAGFGVVGWVRWFWRQLTSMRVALLLLLLLSLGAIPGSLIPQTGADASKVEDFRAAHRTLAPVYDELGLFHVYSSVWFSAIYILLFVSLVGCIIPRTWQFVGQLRGRPPGAPRRLTRLPAYTTWRTEADPEQVREAALALLKKRRFRAHAAGDAVAAEKGYLREVGNLVFHVALIVLLVAFASGQLYKSDGTKLVVEGDGFSNALPIYDDFKSGSLFSSDDLVPFSFDLKDFRATYETSGPNRGTPRTFEARLRYSEGAYGKERPTTVKVNEPLKIGDAKVYLVSHGYAPVITVRDGKGKVVYRDAVPLLPLDGNVTSNGVVKVMDDYRNGKGEKEQLGFQTFFVPTFSARSGTMLSQYPALLNPLLAVNAYHGDLGVDAGPQNVYQLDKTHMKAFKDAKGQLLKKLLQPGDSLKLPNGAGSITFEKDVKEWAGFEIVQEPGGGWALGGALAAIFGLAASLFIQRRRVWVRAVRGADGVTVVEMAGLGRSESAKVPEELGDLAGLLYDQAPGAPDPGDDSSESPVVPAEGAEK
- a CDS encoding ABC transporter substrate-binding protein, yielding MARRGVGTWLREGVWEIPLRRYTALLVTLALVAGLGFAVRALLHEDRSCAPGVSRPAGGHECVGVATGPYDFGQPRLRDVVRAIGRENDRLRAGGYVTVALMLPYTSTSPTSQNDIRHQLQGAYLAQYQANHDANGERPLVRLVLANPGATGAHWRQTVDRLVAMTASPDRLRVVAGIGQSTEANKQAVRELTRHHVPVIGSSITADDLANGQRGGDPFPGLARVAPTNTDEARALASFAKVSAGRALLVYDRPGDPYTRTLQESFAALIKGSPFESQPFTPPADRSKEGTTANTFRQITHLVCDTPRETDTLLFAGRHTQLRQFINALGGRGCQDRRFTVLTGDEASYLTHEKDLDRGALGRNLAVRYTSLAHPDAWTKDPARTGGSAADSAALRKLLTAAGRGPMGPVGSVALDDGQLIIGYDALRLAVHGIREAVPAGLTVPALTDVGLQWPQVKGSLRVDGASGWICLDVHGNPYDKAVPIVELTPSGSSRFVRIAWPEGKPPGKECLPPS